One genomic segment of Paenibacillus xylanexedens includes these proteins:
- a CDS encoding DUF6171 family protein — protein sequence MKRQEPCKGCNDQYDVKISDAKMARLVEIASRSRPTVQDEEYERRLSICSACPGLQYGTTCRHCGCLVQVRAKLSESTCPFPYESQWA from the coding sequence ATGAAAAGGCAGGAACCTTGCAAAGGCTGTAATGATCAGTACGATGTGAAGATTAGCGATGCCAAAATGGCCAGACTTGTGGAGATTGCCTCACGTTCGCGTCCGACGGTACAGGATGAGGAATATGAACGTCGGCTATCCATCTGCTCCGCTTGTCCGGGATTGCAATATGGCACAACTTGTCGGCATTGTGGTTGTCTCGTACAGGTGCGAGCGAAGCTGAGTGAGTCGACATGTCCTTTTCCTTATGAATCCCAATGGGCCTGA
- a CDS encoding DUF1934 domain-containing protein, whose protein sequence is MSNMRPVHIRLHSRYEGEDVLQEMQGEAVLKGSVLYVRYEEPQVGPEGGTTRTTLKLGGQSIKIIRHGEVESEQTFELNRKRPGFYRSPYMSFALSTHTQKLELSIQGLSARAAWSYDFYRFDEESGHFAISLHIQEEPIS, encoded by the coding sequence ATGTCGAACATGCGACCGGTACACATCCGGCTGCACAGCCGTTATGAAGGTGAAGATGTGCTGCAGGAAATGCAGGGTGAAGCCGTGTTAAAAGGGTCTGTTCTTTATGTTCGTTATGAAGAACCGCAGGTTGGACCTGAGGGAGGTACAACCCGTACAACATTGAAGCTGGGCGGACAATCCATCAAGATTATACGTCATGGTGAGGTGGAGTCGGAGCAGACTTTTGAATTGAATCGGAAGCGTCCTGGTTTCTACCGATCACCATACATGTCGTTTGCCCTGTCCACGCATACACAGAAGCTGGAACTTTCCATTCAGGGATTGAGCGCACGCGCAGCGTGGAGCTACGACTTTTACCGCTTTGATGAAGAATCTGGACATTTCGCGATTAGTTTGCATATACAGGAGGAACCAATTTCATGA